One Populus nigra chromosome 16, ddPopNigr1.1, whole genome shotgun sequence genomic window, TAAACACATGTAGCATAGTCAAGGAACCATTCTACTATTTATATGACTAACCACATATTGGGAGCTTTATACCATATGTCAATCATCATCGTTCAAGCAGAACTTAGACGATGTCTATAAATTTGTCAAATTTCAATATTAGGTTTCTTACATCCTCTGCCTTGAAAATATATTGCAGTTCCACTCTGCTTGTTTGTATTAGTGGAATTTTGGATTCAAATacaaatgattatttttcagATGCAAAAAGCTACATAAAGCACGCATTTTCCTCTGTCAGAATAATGGCCACGATGGTTATCAAACCCTTACAGAAAAACTAGAAATGTAAAAACCTGCTAAGAAATCAAATTGATCTTTTGAGCATGTAACTGATGGATGGACAACAGCCCTACAACCTTAAAGTCAGAGCTTCAACCAACCATCAAACTTAgacaaatcaaaaaatttcaaatgaagCAAATCACCATATAGATTAAATAGCCCGTGATTAAGAAAGCAAAAACATGCAATGTACATATGCTATTGCCAGTTGAGATGTTCTTGTTTGCATATGTCTCATATGACATTGTAATCCATATGACTCCATGGATGACAAAAAATACGTTAAACAAAGTTGATACCTACCATGTCATGgaaaggataaaatttattgcagcaacatgtaaaaaaactatttttcctagACAAGAAAGGTGCATAAAATTTTCACCTACCCAAGCAGACAACAAGCAGAAAGCCACAGCAGCAAGCTGGTAGAGTTCACTTGTCTGAACCACAAGATGGAACACAAAGAGTATGCTTAGAAAGAGGCCCTACTCAACCGGAAGGTACTTGAGCAAAGATAAATAAGAAATGTGGGCACTATCAAAAACTCACTTGAGATGATAGCTGTATCATTAACTTAAGAAAGCGAGGAACAAATGACCAGGACAAGAAAGATGCAGCCATGAGGTATAAGGACAAGACCAACAACCTGAAGTTAGTGAGCAATAGAGGTTAGATTCAATAAGGATCATTTACATGGGGTCATTAGCCAAAAAAagtgtgtgtgggggggggggggtgttggCAATCAATCAATAACAGTAAATGACTTCCATtactggaaaaaagaaagaaagagaggaatCATTTATACTTACAACTTCCCCATTGAAATCATTCCTTGTATAGCACCACTGTTGCCACCCAAAACTGGAAGCAAAGCAAATAATAAACCAACAGCGCAATCCTGAAACAATTCACAAGATCAGACAAGTGGTTGTGCATCAGCGAACCTTTTTCAAAATTCAACGTATCATCAACGACATGCTTAAATATAAACcaagtaagaaaataaatacaacctGAAAAATCAGTGTCCCAATCGTCACTTGACCATGAAGAGAATTACTACTGTTACGTTCCATCAAAAATTTCAccacctgataaaaaaaattgcaagaatCATATTTGCAAACAACAAGGAGGAATCAAACAGAAAGGAGAGAGAATAGTGTCAGAAACAAGTCTAGACCACTGCTGTTGATGACATTGACAGGAAGGAACCCACAAATACACCCTCAGATAACTTTGCTCCACACAACTGCAAAGTTAACAGTGGTGCAAGCTTAGCATCCAATTTGACCAATCATACAGATTTCTAGCATAACTGAGTTACAAGATTTAAGCATCGTACCACAGAAATTATGCCACACAAgcaaataaatattacaatttgAAGCATCCCTCCAAGAATAGCGACAGGGCCCACCACTTTTAGCTGCATTGATGATACGTCAGAACAGCTTTTCTAAATCATGAAAAacaagctcttttttttatataataaattaaggaAATTTTAAGACAATAGCTTCCCTAGATCAAATACAGTTTACCTTAGTCAAAGAAAACTCCAGCCCTAAAGCAAAAAGAAGAAACACAACACCAAACTGTGCAACAGTTTCAACCTGTGATGAAGCCAAGAGAACATGTCACCACTGTTTTTATCAACATCACAGCATACAAATGCTTTACATGTGGATTTCTCAGATAATAAGCACCTAACAAGGGTAGGAGCATATGGATGGATACAATTATTAGTTGCTAAACTATATGCACCAACAAAGTCAGCGTCAAAGTTGAAACAACCCAACTGACAATCATTTTTGTCCCACCAGTTATATTGCCATCTGGAATTTTGTATAAATAATCTAACATGAAAAGGACATTAAACGGTAGCAAACTTCATTTGATAACTCATAAAACTTGCATTTCCCATACAATGTCATCAATGAGGTTATAATAAGTgaagcaaaagcaaaaaagaaaaggtacacATTTGGGAAAAACTAAGAATCACATACCTGTACCATCTCACTGATGAAATTTAGACCACCTGGTCCGATGATGGAACCTGCTAGAAGATAGCCAACGATAACCTGCCATATGTATTacatgtcaaaagaaaaaaatttaccttAAATATTACTCCATTGCATAAATCACATGATATAGCTGAACATTAGAGACAAAAGATTGTGGCAATTGAAGACAAATGAAACCACAATATACAGATACTAACCGGTTGACCCAAACAAGAAGAGATGATTCCTCCGATGGCAGCAGAAACTATAGCAACAACTAGATCTGAAATTAATCTGCAGGTATGTGAAATAAATAACACTGCATTAACAGTACATTCAAAACTTGGAACCTTAAATGATAACAGTTAAATCAAGTCAAAATATAGATACAAGAACTGTGCAGATAAGAAATCAACAGCTTATCACACAGCGAGTTCTCAAGAGTAATATTTGCTCTcctaaaaagccaaaaaaatagagagaaaaaatgagtCATTCACCTCACATCTACTTGAAGTATTGGGTACTTGGATTTCTTGTTTGACATGACAAATACATTATCCTACAATTAGCAAGATAAGCAAGTTAGAGGGAATGACCACAGAAACCAAAAGTTGGATCAAAGAATCTGTCTAAAAATTTCACGAAGAGAACTAATCATTGAATTTCAGTGCACCTTTTTGTCAATCAGGGTTTCCGTATCCTCGGATTCTTCATTTTCTAGAGAAAATACATCTTGAAGTTGAAAAGGTCTAGTTCCACTGAAAACAACGAGGAAAGAAAGATATATATGACATCAGAATCTCACTTTTGTAcagaaagaaagggaaatgaAACTATATCTCAAAACATATGGTAAAAAATGCAATAATTTGCacccaaaaatattttacaactcCCATACTTAGCCACTTgtgtatcattttttttgccCTTATCGTGAGTGATTTTTGCTACAGTCTCCAATACAGCCTGCGAAAACATAATCAGAAGTCCTCTTTAACATTAACACTAAGAAACAACTAGTAGTAACAGACAAATGACTTAATTAGGTAAAAAGCTGGAGTTAATGATACCTAGACAGTATTTATGTTAAATAGTACTGGCGTATGAAAAGGCCAAAGGAGAAGATACTGGTCCTACCATGTTTTTGGGGTGCAGAAAAAatatgacatgttgaaaaaagataaattttctcaTTAATATAGATGATGAGGGTTGCAGCCACACTGTAGATTAACGGTCTAGATCTTGCAAAAGCTAGATCCCTGGCaagattattttcttcttcttcctattTATCTCTTATGTTCAGTAGCAAACTCCAGGAAGGTCAAAGTTTCCAAAGTTGCTTCACAGGGGCACTTGTGCAGCAAAGCAAAACTAAAGCTCAAGCCACAATCACTAAATTTagacaattaaaagaaaaataaacctaCTTGTTGGTCAGCTACACTGTTGTTGAAGCTGTTTCTATCAGAACCTGGTAAAGTAAAAATATGAACCAAACTTAAATATCATCCAAAAATCATTGAAACCAAACAACTTCCAATAGATAAAATGCAGTAGGTAATTATCATCCCAATTCAATAACAGAAACTCCTATGATCCACAGGGCATGTCAATAATCATTAGACTGGAGTCAAAATAACAGACATAAAGATCACACAAGTTGTCAACTTCCAAGTGCAGGACTGGCTAGATTTATTAAACTCTCCAGCCTAGCAAGTGTCATAGCATCTAGTAAAGCAAATTATATGCGGCCTAGAAACTTTATTCTCTTCAAATTTAAAGGAAAGAAGCCAAAACTATTGAGGTCAATATCATCTCAATGCAGTTGCCAAAGGATATACTGTTCAATTTGATACATGTTTCTGCCATTGCAAACTTAGCTTTGTATAGACTTAGGTTAATTCCTTGAACTGACAATAAATGTTTTCTGCAATATGTGAAGTAGTTCTTATTCAGCTATAAGCTTACTGAAGATTTGAGTTTAAATCATTATTAACTGACAACTAACTTCCTGTCACCTTAAAGCTTTCAAAACTATTTATAAGCTTCACATTACCTTCTTAAAAAAAGCATCATTTCCATGTTCATCAGTACCTACTTGATTCAGTTAAATTACTCAAGTTTCAGACTTGCCTAAAGACACCTTCCTCCTGCTATGTTTCCTTATCAATATGAAGGTAACCAATCAAGTCCCTTCGCTCGTTATACAAACTTAACCCAGATTCATATTCCCCCAGCATCCTTTCACTAATTACATGTACAAAAAGGGATCttttcattggaaaaaaaaaacacttttcagaaaCTAAAACATCAAAGCCTTTCTCAAATTAACTCGAACGTGCTCAATTCAGTCTCAAGATCAAACCCCGCCCTCTCTTAATCAACAGAATCATGTGATTATAACCCAATTCTCTGTTCAGAGAAAAGACTTGCTGCAACTtacaaattaatctaatatattacaAAATCCCACAATTTCTAGTCCCATTTccataaacacattaaaacactttaaaacaaaTCTCTTTCCATAAACATTCTATATTTCTAAGAATCTGCTTCACTCTACCATTTCTAGTCTTTCATTCACATTAATCACCAAGAACAAGCCAAAAACCTTaattaaacacacaaaaaagtagaattaaagcaagaaaaaaaaggttctttACCTTCAGGTTGATCATTTTCAGAGAACTCTTTTTCGAGAACACGATCAAACATTTTAGCAATACTTCCTTCTCCATTATCTGGTGCTGATGAATTCACCAAATTCCCATAAAACCTCTCTCTTACTTCGTTATCAGATCTCCCATTTACacatatcaaaatcaagagCAAACAAAAACACCTGCTGAATCCAAATCCATACGCAAAACCTCCTCTTTTCATGGTTATAAGATCGAAATgcagagagagagggggagagggaATTTTGTATTTGAAGGAACAAATGCTTTAATGAGAGACCCTGTGTGCCCTTCTGCTTTAGGTGTTGTAGATCTCTTTAACCGTTGTTGAAATATCAAAACTAGTCCCTAATTATTTACCAAGTACTAAATGAGTGTCTAAACTTAaactattgataaaaaaatccctaattttttctagtgtttttcatcaagtatttgttgatgtttttatttgaatattatgCAGTAAAACGAGTCCCTGAATATTCTCAAAGTATTAAATCGGTGTCTAAACTTAAACTATTTATAACCCaattcctaatttttttctagaCTTTTTCATGAAgtatttattgatgtttttatcTGAATATCATgtggtaaaatattatcattttgagagggtttaattttttttattaaaaaattattataatttagatAGAAAATCCATTtgaggatttttctttttactattaGAGTAacttaaagttaattttttactaCTTCTCACAATGAGGAATTTTAATAAGTGGGGGGCTTCATTTTATTTGGGACTATATTGAAAATGAGTGCATAGTTGAGGAATTACTTTGGAATCTACCTTGGGTTTAAGTTAATGAAAAGATGGTGGCGTGGATTGATTTGGTTGGTTagtgagaaattaaattaatgagtttttttttggttagcTTGAGAGTTTTAAATCACGTGGAGGTAGCGGTAAGAGATGGACTTTCAAGAAATATGAATTTGATACAAACCAAGATTGGATCAAAGGTCAAGGAATCAAGATAGATAGCAACATTCAAACcaactctttgtttttttatctctaaagACAAAAACATTGTAACTAATTagggaatttaaaaaaatatattttttaattaaaaatatattaaaatattatttttttacaaacaatgtatcaaaattatttgaaaatattaacaaattaatattttttagataaaaaataatttaaaaaacagtaaGTAAcgcaaatatttattaaatgatttatctcaaaattttatttgatttggtaTTTAGATGAAGAGcctgtttgatattataatcataattaatttttaaaattttttttatttaataatatatataaataatatttttattttttaaaatttatttttaatatcaatacttatttaaaaaaaaaattccaaactgCTCGGAAGCCCCCAGGCCAAAATCAACTTTGCTCTAAAATTAGTTGGCTGGTTGGTTGTCTAATGATGGAAAAAACATGTCCATACCATAAAACGACCTGTCATGCGCGTTAACCACATGACGTCCACCCATTTCACTGGAGCGTGTGTTCTCCACCAGACAACCACCACTTTCCAAACTCCACGCATAAATTTCACCGCCAACCCACTTTCCTTGACGAACCAAGAATTGGAACCAGAGAACTAATGTCGACGACAGTAGCAAGTACTAGTACTGCAAGTGCTAGTTTTCGTTACAGCAAATCAAGAACTGGAGGGGTCAAGCCAAATATTGCAGCAGTGAGGCCAAGAAGTTTGGTGGTGGTGAGAGCAGAAGCTCAATCTATCAACCCTGAAATTAGAAAGAATGAAGAGAAGGTGGTGGACTCTGTTGTGGTTGCTGAACTCTCCAAGCCACTCACTGCTTACTGCAGGTTTGTCCCTGTTGTCtcttccttgtttttcttttgtcctATGAATATTGCCTATCTGCTAAATTCTCCATGTCATGAAACCCCTTgatagttgattttatttagattttcttttttttgcttttccaaATTCTTGATGATAACTTGCATTGGCTAATCTTAGATGCTGGAGGTCAGGAACTTTCCCACTGTGTGATGGAAGCCATGTAAAGCACAACAAAGCTACTGGAGACAATGTTGGACCTTTGCTCTTGAAAAAGCAGAAAGAGTAACTTCTTAATTTcccttgattttgatttgtgtTTGTCATGTTGAATTTGAAACCTTAGATTTGCGTGTTCTTCTATGAGATAATACTCCCCAATTCCCTTGGATTGGGGTGAGCTCTCTAGTTCCtgttgcataaaaattaaggtgATATCAATTTTTCCTATGTTAAATGACCTTGTGAGCTTGTGGCATGCCTTTCTCGGGCCTGTTTGTTGCTTGTGGCATACCTTGCTTGTGACCTATGTTAAATGCCTCATATTTCTGGTAAATATCCCTAGCACCTCAGCACAATGAACCTTCAATACTCATGCAAGCACTAAATTTATGTGAACATTTGAAGATGAAACCCATCTTATAGTTTCATTTCCGTTTCTTTTCGATAGTTTGGCTTTTCCTATTAATCGGTAATCAGGTTTTATCACCTTTTTCAAATGCAAAACATTTCTATATTCCTCTACCTCAAACAACTGCATCCACGAAGCAGTGGCGTCGGCTTGCTTCTTATAGTTACTAGATAGGCTCTTTTTGGATCTTTGCTTCACTGAAGGATGCTACCTCTAAACCTGCTTACgttcaatttcttattttgattctttcataATTCAGCTCGTCAAAAGTAGACCTCCTGTTCATCTTGGTGTGAACAGATTTCACTTGTCTACACTAGCTAGCTGGGGAGGACATGTTTATGCATTATGTGTGCATCATCGAATTGCTACTAATCTGATACAACTTGATTTGATCACTGATAATTAAAATCCATATCGAAACCTTGTCCTTTCAATTCGCTCTTTAGCTTAATGTGCTTTTCCTAATAACTCATTATTCAGCCATTGAACTATGCTGTTGTTGAAATATTCaagttccatttcttttttaatttgattagatCCATCCCTCTCCAATGTGGTTAGAAACAGCCAGTGTGAGACGATTTTGGCATATGagatgtattttattttggcaTATGGGAATGAAAGCTACTATTTCTTTATCGAAAGGCTCAatctttgatgtattttcaaggaAAGCAGAGAAGGGAACTCTGCAGGAATCTGATGGTTTGAAACACAAGAAGTCTAAAGATCATATCACTGGAACTCGATTCATAAACAATAAGATAACCAATCTACTCTATGAAAACATGGAACATGAGTTTACAAGATTTGAAGTTTATGCACAAGAGcttaaaaattcaaactagACATACATGTTGAAATTGAATGTGAACTAGATTTAAATGTGTTCAAGAGGATGTATGTATACTTCAACTGCTATGACGAGAGGGTTTTTGGGGGGGATATAGGAAAATTATTGGGCTACATGGTTGCTTTTTTGAAAGGTCCAAATATGGTGAGTTTCTTGCTAGTTTCTGTCGTGGTTGTCAGAGGTGACTTGAGATCTAACTTAGAAAAGGGTTTGAATCATTGGGTTGTTGGGTTAATTTGCATATCAATGAGTCATCTcggttcaatattttttttattaaaatgacatcgttttgttatttttttaaattcagtgATGATGACTCGATGGAGTTTGGTCAGTTCAATCGAGTCATAGGTTAATCCACCAAATTTAGCCTTGtcgatgttttttatttattcaaattaaaataggGTTCAGATCAAGTTTTGCAGTGAAGTCTGCAGTCTAAGTCTAGCttaataactatggttttaTTTAGCAAAAATGCCAACAATCAAATGTTTCCTATATATTGGTCTGTAATGAGGTGGGAAAGTAATAGAATTTGGAGGTTTTTGTAATTGCTCATAGAAGATGTTGGGATCAGTCTAGGTGCTGGTGGTGATTGACTTCAAATTTAgccaacaaaattattttataaccttaattttgtttttctaaatatttaataattatattagacTAATAAggaatgatatttattttattataataaaaatatttaaatataaaaaatattcaagaaaaatctagaacttatataagtttaaatctatatgataaataataattcatgACAAACATGCtttcaacataaatataatgatAGAATTCTAGAATACTAAATATGTATTCAAACTTATAATTGAtatcaattcaatatatatatatatatatatatatatatatatatatatatatatatatattaagtacttattaaaacattttaaattatgaaatttttgttgtttttaaaaataaatttttcattgaatatattttcataatctttttattgTGATAGATATCACTTCTTGTTATTAAAAATGTTTGCATTagtatcataaattttatggtCACTAGAAGTTTACCTAGTCATTAATATTAGAATTTCAAGAGATTAATCAAGATATGTATAAGTATAAGCTGGTGTAGATAttctcagttaaaaaaaaaatatttggattgaTCACTAGAATCACTCGCattaaaaattcatgaaaaatattgctCGTACTGTGCACAGAGATGGTGTGTTAGGCACACTTAGACTCGTGAAGAAGAATGTAAGAATTCTGATGAATTATTATAACATACTCTAAATGGTGTGGGGGAATCACTGTTCCCTCACACAcatttcactgtggattacaacagtgattcttctcctttctttttatttttgctaactttttcctttttttttcttttttttcctcttttttttcatttttttttcaactttcctttttttttcatttattttttttctaaatttttttttgttgattttaccttttaaatattgacatggttaaaatttttgctttgtaattttttttctttaaaatactgtgaattgttgcgATGTTttttcacatagtttttttttttatttttttatttttcaaaattatatttgtcgattttttttaatattgagctgattgagaatttggtttggtaatttttttaaaaaaattgttgattgctatagtgtttttccgcatgattttttttctccaaaattatctttattttattttattttttaatattgagctggttaaaaattatagttacaaTATGTTAGGAAAGCAttgtaactttttttgaaaaatactgttgattgctacagtgtttttttccacatggttttttttttgtttttataatgttttttcctaaaattatctttgttaattttattttttaaatattaagctagttaagaattgcaattacaagtaaatacaagtttttcctcacaaaacactatggattgatacaatttttcctcacatggttttcgtccagttttttttgtgttttctttttttgtgatattttttttcaaaattatcttcttcgattttattttttaatattgagttagttagaatttaactttgtaataaagcttaattatgtggggaaaacattgtagctttgctcataaaacattgtggattgctacagtatctctccgcattgttttttttataaattttttcaaattatcctttttaattttatttttttaatattgagttgtttgtaaattataattacaagtcattacaaataaggctaaatcatgtagggaagcactgtagttttcatcacaaaacactgtgaattgctacagtattttcaacatgatttttttttctttttttggtgtttgttttgttattttttttcctaaaattatctctgtcgatttttttttaatattgagctgattaagaatttagctttgtaatttttttctttgaaacattgtgaattgttgcagtgtttttcaatgtgatttttttataattttttccaaaattatctttgtcgatttttttaaaaatattgagttggttaagaattataattacaataaaactaaatcatatgagaaaagcgttttaatttttctcacaaaacactgtggattgctacaatatttctctaaatggttttttattttattttattggaaaaagcactatagttttcctcacaaaacattgtcaattgctacaatattttttctcatgggtttttttccttccaaaattatctttgttggttttttttaatattaagttggtagagaatttagctttgtaatttttttttctttttattaactgaaaagttaaatcatgtggtgAAAGCATTGTATTATTCTTCACAAAACACGGTAAattgctacaaattattttgttcagtctctaagtttttgatcaccaacataattttttttttgtcatgaaatatttatttcatcatacttttaatttttattacttatctaacgctagtttataattataatactattaaatatatttattttataaactcgCAGTAATACGCAGAAATGTCATCTCGTGTTAAGGAACCAATAAAGGTGGTGATTTGAGCATAGTTTATGCGAAAGAATGTGAAAAGGGGGACAAAACGTGTCGTATCGGAATGTTGAATGGTCGTATTGAGTGGTCTTAAACGTTGATAAGAACCCCGCCACTCATTATTTCAAAGCTGGCAGGTTGGTGTGCTTGCATTATTGGGTGTAAAAACAGTCTCTCGGACAACCCTCCTCATTTCCAAGCTCAAACACAAGTTGTCGGAACCGATGGAAAAGCAAAATTAACgtttaaagatttctcaaagagtgtttaaaaagacaaaacaaaagagagaaagaactTTTAAGTCAATAAGTGGGTTTATTTCATGGTTATTACACTTGTTGCGTACACATATTAACTTGGCCAATCTATAATTcagattgagttttaatttaaattaattttgatattagcacaagTGACTAAGCAGGTTGACTCGGTTAAATCTGAACATGTCAAAATCTAAACatgttaaaatcaagaaattaaaaaaaaactgaaataatatttttttcttatataacaAAACTTAGGTTGATCCAATAACTTGATTATGTTCTGGTCAGATCTCAAATTAGATACGAGTTTTTTACTTATGTGATGGTTTTATAATAATGGAACCTAAGGTCCAAGCTCGAGCCCCCACCCCACGAATGATATTCTTGGTATAGTTTTTAAATATGGCTCGGCCTGACGAGTTGACCAGGAGCCTGGTACTGGAACCGAGCTAGGTTTGTGAAAATATAAGGGTAATTAAAAATCCGGCAAAACCCGGTCAAAAACTCGATTACAACttgttgactattttttttaccaaaacgacgtcgttttgatttgtaaaaaaaattaaggttgacCTGGACAAAACCTGTGATCTAGGCCTCGGGTCAGGTCGACCATCAAGTCGAGTTTAAAAACACTAATTCTTGAAATAGCTTAACCATAACCGATGATTCGTGGGTGATTTGATTTGGAGTACATTCATGGCGTTCGATCCAAgccaattttcttaaaaaattattaaaaatcacGTTTCTTGAAATTAAAGTATGAAAATTAATGAATCTCAATCTGCAATCTAACACCTGCATAGcttcatttgcttttttttcctttttttattaagattcttgagtatatgaaaatataaatgattCAGACACTGGtagt contains:
- the LOC133675154 gene encoding K(+) efflux antiporter 5 isoform X2 — translated: MKRGGFAYGFGFSRCFCLLLILICVNGRSDNEVRERFYGNLVNSSAPDNGEGSIAKMFDRVLEKEFSENDQPEGSDRNSFNNSVADQQAVLETVAKITHDKGKKNDTQVANGTRPFQLQDVFSLENEESEDTETLIDKKDNVFVMSNKKSKYPILQVDVRLISDLVVAIVSAAIGGIISSCLGQPVIVGYLLAGSIIGPGGLNFISEMVQVETVAQFGVVFLLFALGLEFSLTKLKVVGPVAILGGMLQIVIFICLCGIISVLCGAKLSEGVFVGSFLSMSSTAVVVKFLMERNSSNSLHGQVTIGTLIFQDCAVGLLFALLPVLGGNSGAIQGMISMGKLLLVLSLYLMAASFLSWSFVPRFLKLMIQLSSQTSELYQLAAVAFCLLSAWCSDKLGLSLELGSFMAGVMISTTDFAQHTLEQVEPIRNLFAALFLSSIGMLINVHFLWNHVDILLASVILVIVVKTTIAAAVTKAFGYSIRTSFLVGVLLAQIGEFAFVLLSRASNLHLVEGKMYLLLLGTTALSLVTTPLLFKLIPNVMNLGVLLQWFPSESSAPNKWFPSENGKSFHD
- the LOC133675154 gene encoding K(+) efflux antiporter 5 isoform X1; amino-acid sequence: MKRGGFAYGFGFSRCFCLLLILICVNGRSDNEVRERFYGNLVNSSAPDNGEGSIAKMFDRVLEKEFSENDQPEGSDRNSFNNSVADQQAVLETVAKITHDKGKKNDTQVANGTRPFQLQDVFSLENEESEDTETLIDKKDNVFVMSNKKSKYPILQVDVRLISDLVVAIVSAAIGGIISSCLGQPVIVGYLLAGSIIGPGGLNFISEMVQVETVAQFGVVFLLFALGLEFSLTKLKVVGPVAILGGMLQIVIFICLCGIISVLCGAKLSEGVFVGSFLSMSSTAVVVKFLMERNSSNSLHGQVTIGTLIFQDCAVGLLFALLPVLGGNSGAIQGMISMGKLLLVLSLYLMAASFLSWSFVPRFLKLMIQLSSQTSELYQLAAVAFCLLSAWCSDKLGLSLELGSFMAGVMISTTDFAQHTLEQVEPIRNLFAALFLSSIGMLINVHFLWNHVDILLASVILVIVVKTTIAAAVTKAFGYSIRTSFLVGVLLAQIGEFAFVLLSRASNLHLVEGKMYLLLLGTTALSLVTTPLLFKLIPNVMNLGVLLQWFPSESSAPNKWFPSENGTPNEERVSMIEVRNR
- the LOC133675611 gene encoding CDGSH iron-sulfur domain-containing protein NEET, producing MSTTVASTSTASASFRYSKSRTGGVKPNIAAVRPRSLVVVRAEAQSINPEIRKNEEKVVDSVVVAELSKPLTAYCRCWRSGTFPLCDGSHVKHNKATGDNVGPLLLKKQKE